The DNA window GAAATGTAAAGTACTTGTACAGTCTTAAAAATTCAtagatgtaaaaaaaaatgaaaatttgaaCAGCTGTATTTTTGACATAAATGAACTAGTCATACCATGTAAAactattcaaataaaatgaaaaataatcatATTATTCGgggaatgtaaaaaaatttataatagcattatgatattaaaaaaaatagtgttGAAATAatgctatatttttaaataaataaaagttgttcatttttttctatgtaaatatataatatctatatattcaaatacaacttttaaaaagttaagagaatagtatatattttacgatgaaatatattaaatgtacgAAATTATTGTATAAGAAATGTAATATGTATCACATAATTAGTACATACTAATATATAGGAAATAaatagttataaaaatattctaggatatttattaaatgagCATAATTTTAGGTTTATCAAcagcagaaaaaaaagaaaaaaaaaaaaaaattttttcctaAAATATCAAAtggtattatttataaaatgtactGCTAAACATGAATGTATTCgtatttaatattactatatttaGTATTGTGAATTCATCTATAATGTTAGATTTATTctaagaattatttttaagcaaaaataaaatatatataataaaaaatgtaaaactaattaaaaaaaggacaaaaaaaaaaaaaaaaaattatatatataaattagaaacttcaatattatttattaatccTTAAAAGggatgtaaaaaaaaaaatatatcaataattaaagatatatgtaaaatacgCAGTTGATGgcaaaaatacatatatgtataaacatatatatatatatatatatatctgtaaggcgaaatgtagaaaaaaatgtataactattcatctataaaaaattgcaCCATgtaaggaaaaacaaaaaattatgaaataataaattattatagtatTGTTCGAGGAATTCTAaatgctttttattttgggTTTGTTTAgcaaaaataacatatatggAAATTTTTACtgtaccaaaaaaaaaaaaaaaaaaaaattatattcatgtagtaaatacatacatagataaaaatatatatgtatacatgaaGGATATTATTCTGTGGTAGAATAACTGTAGAAATGTCGTAAcgcaataaatataaaagctATTTTTCAACTGatctttgtaaaaaaataaacatacattTAGTCATGAAATTCCTTTacatcttaattttttttccttctatttgttctattctttttttttttttttagcattctcttttcatatatatattatatatacatatatatacacatatgtatatatataacctcatttatttatagtacaaaaaggttaaaatatttaacgttaaaatgtatataaaaaaaaaaaaaaaaaaaaaagctctcatgcaatttttaaatgtatatagtgattttcataattttaaacgtgaggaaaatttacatatttctGCATAGATATCCTGGGTTTTACATAAAGCCAAAATGTgtagtatttttttgaatatatatttaaagagtaacatatataaatatatatgtatatacatacatacatacataaataaatacatacacacatacataaataaatacatacacacatacgtaTACAGATACGTACCCACATAaatccatatatatacatatatgtctGTATTCCTCATAAAATTTTGcacatgtatgtgtatatatacatacatataaacgtAGAATGTATTATAAGGGGAACTTAAGTGCTAAATAGAAGATGTAcatcttttatataataggaaatgtaatattatcGTTTATTAGTTACATtactttataataaaaaagttatgatataaaaattaaaacattaaaaaataaaactattgATAAAGGAAGTGTGcatatatgaacatacatatatatatacatgtacatataaacatacatatatatactcgtCCTGGCTCTGATGGTaactaaaaatatgttaaagaattataaacTGCATTTACtacatatgaaatatttctatatatattttagatcctcaattatatataatacaaaattttacttAAGCGAAATTCCTTAAGTAATAGTTGTGGTGtgttatatgtacatatatatatatatatatatatatatatatatatatatatatatataagggaAAATAACATGGGTTATAAAATACACGCACACACTATTAACTTGTGTAACATTACaagtataataattatttgacaaaaaattaaaatcatGGAACATGAAATTCTTTACTCTGATATTAATGGATATAGATTTAAAAGTgcgaaaatatataaagctCGAAACAATACAGTGTTTAAATTTAtgagtaaaaaaataatgcccATGCTTAAAATATCAAATGGTTAAATTCATACATCTACAgtaagaaatgaaaaataatataacattaatcctataaaaaaataaaatagaataaaaataataaaacattacataatgctttattattaagtatatgtaaaatggaaattaaaacaaacgacaattatgtaatatatacatgcttattttttgttaatggaaaaatgtaaaaaaattatattttcttattttattttattatattattcatacataaaaaaaaaaaaaaaatatatatatatatatatatatacataaaaatgtaaatgtgGGTAAAAAAACtgttgtaaataaaattgttcgagttttcatgtatatattgatatataataaaaagtaaaatactgtaaaaaaaaaaagaaaaaaattaatgtaatgaaaaaaaaaaaaaataaataaataaatataaaaatacaaaaaaaaaaaaaaatgaaaataaaaaaataaaataaaatattaatcaatttattagtaattttttttttcaaataaaaaatgacatCAACTCAAGcatattgttataaaaatatgtggataaaataaaattattatgaacagaaatacatatatttatatatattttttttagagcTATTCCTttgcattttaaaattttaatgatcAGAAGTACAGTTACGTTTATGTATTGTTagttatggaaaaaaaaaaaagtacaccAGCATAGCAaatgtattctttttttaacaagTAGCTAGCATATCGTTCTTAAATAACACagtcaaaaaaatatgtatataacagaaaatataaaatttctgaactgttcataataaaaaaacgtCACAAAAATGTGTCATAGGTAGCTATTTGGCAATATGACACAAGTGCATTTTGCTacgttcctttttttgtgtgcacttatatttatttataaataaatattatatatatatatatatatacatatatatacatacatatatatataaatttgtgtACGATTTCATACAAGAGTATGCTTTTCAtgtgaacatttttttttttttaatagtaaaaaaaaaaatattttagtgtAATAAACCCTAAAATTTGACccaaaaaattagaaatttcCTTGTATGAAGGTATTGTACCTATTTAAGAGTCACACCATGTATTTTTACGTCCTACATGCACATaagcacacatatataaaaaataatattaattatcaAATAGTACAGCGtgagttaaaaataaaactaagtacaaaaaaaaaaaaaaataataattttaattatttaaattcatAATTAACCTTAATTTAGGTattgttaaaatatgaatgaaaaaaaaattaaatatgcaAAAGTGAAAATTAAGctattataaaagtaaaaaaaaaaaaaaaaaaattggttatatatattaatatctcatgattatattaagaaattgCAATCCGTGTTTTtaagacttttttttttcttgcatTATACGATTTGGTCATAGCAAAGGACTATAAAAATGTGACGCTGTTTATtgcacatttttataatataaaagtatacataatatatatgtgtacacgAAATTATGTACTTAACTACGTACAAAATTATACTTGacaaaaaatgtatacacaAAGAATacagttttttatttagataTAACAAGATTACAATtgaaattaaatgaatttttataaaaaggaagTTCATTTTGCAAGACAAAAATTGTAAGCTCCAAAAAATGCGAAAAAGTTGTTGCATGCGGATAAGTATAACAATTTAAgagcttattttttttttttttctttcggcaccttttatttatttttgtaaaattatggaagctaataaaaaattattaaatatgtcttttttttattacttcttTATGTGTATTATGAAAACTATTccagaaatataatatttttaaaaataaaatttttatatgctgtactattattataataatttattaaaactgTAGAGAATTAcgcttttattatttgtaagtACATTTTCAGAACTTCTGTacttagaaatatatttattttatatttaacagAAGTAGCAATGGTTTACAACTTACATTTTtgtaatgttattttatcaGAAATCACTGCTCCGTAATtaggaaaataatttaattttggaaaaaaatcaagattatttatatttaaaatttcaataatatttttattaatatagataaaatatacatttgttattcttaataacaaatacattttatttaatgaaaacatcaaaaataaaaagcaaaaatacaGTTTGTTTAAAATGAGCTTACtttttgttcataaataatgtaataaaatgttGTGTCATTATCTTATATGTTAATCGTAAAATTAGTATTTCAAATGTTTTGTAGGGAATTCACGAACAATAACTAAACAAACATAGtaatacaaattattatgtaaaaaacatatagATATGTAACAAATAtctcaaaaatataaaaataaaaaaaggtttGTGTAACTTTGATTTTTAACAATatgatacatatattaattaatctCATTTATATTCGagcataaaaaattttgttaaattactgttttttaatagtaataatgaaaaaatatttaaaattaattttttgttcatttgaaatatggaaaattatatacaatcACAAATTATTGCAAGGAAAcccttatttttataaaacgcagaaattattataagtatACATTAATTCTCTTTCCAAACGTGTATCGCAATTAAAGCTTTACGCACGTGCACGgacatatacatgcatatgctcagacatacatatacgaatatacgcatatataattatttgcgCTTTACTGTATTAACAAAAACatactataattattaaaatatttaattgcAAATAAATTTCTTCAACCTTGcataactttaaaaaaaaaaaaaaaaaaagtacgaCTTAACGTGACTTAAAAAGGAcgtaaatgataaatatattctcaCTGAATTATGATTATTCACATGTGAAATATGGATGGAGTTGCTAACGGttcattaaaaaacaaatcaaAACAATTATCTTCCTTCATTGGTGGTGTtccattaaataaattattaaattcttCCGAGTCCTTTCCCTTATGAGAAGATTTAATTCCTTCCACGTTAATTTTAGACGTATTTGCCTGAATATTATCAACAGTATTTTCGTTTccgttattattattattattattattatcattttgttCAAAATTCATTAAAGTATTATCttgattatttatatattcattagaGCATTCATCTATATGCATTtgatttgttttatttaaaatattattattggtGTCCTCATTTtgtttgttaattttattatatgatataaaattatcaaaattgTTTGATATACTgcattcatatatttcttttttattatttttatcatgtttattttctattaatacattttggaaaatttttttaatattttcaaacttattttttccaaataCTAAAGCATTTTTTCCATCTCCTAGAGATAATTCATTACTAttgaataatatatcatcGGTTACTTTTCTTGAGGTAACATTAATAAGCATGTCTATTTCttcagtttttttttctttatctctATTTTCACATTtggtaaaaattatttcgtTACGATTTTTGCATTcagagtttttttttatttcgtttttagGATTACTGTTACAtttcttataataattacaagttttttcatattcaaaattatatgtttttttttgtttttttgtatttctaTCATCTAATTGTTCtttattcaaattttttgtttttataaatgttccCCTTGCATCATCATTCGAATGCGGTATTCTTTTCAAGCTTAAgtacttttttccttttgatAGCTCTTTACTGTTTTGGCTCAATTCTTTAAGTCTCTGAAGAGATAATAAATCATTGTTTTCTTGAATTTCctgtttaattttaaattcaaGAGAATTCAATGAATCAAGGAAATTATCATTAATTGTTGTACagtttttttcatcattttttccttcaaatttattcttttttaaacaaGTTGAGACTTTATTATCAAtggaattataaaaaagattattGGATTGTGTGttaaatttattgaaaattGTGTAATTTTCTTGGATATCTAATGCTTTTTCTTGACTAATTAAATAGTTATCCagttttctcattttttcttctttatagcttttacttcttttcttttcaccatttttaaatatatattttgtttttttcatctttttttttttattaatggtTTTTACTGTCTTTGGATTTAAACGTTCTAATATGGTCTCTTTATACTTTTCAGCGAAATTTCGGATAAATGAAATTCCCTGCTCCAATTTCTTCtccatttttttacataaaatttcattaaacTCACAGCTTCTTATAACGTTTAGTTATTTGACAGGTTATATAATGTGTTGTGTTTTATTTTCGTTGTAATACTTTGCTCATTtgcttatttgtttatatgcatatttgtttatttgtttatatgcttatttgtttatatgcttatttgtttatatgcttatttgtttatatgcttatttgtttatatgcttatttgtttatgtgtttgtttgtttatatGCTTAAAGgtttattttgcttatttgtttgttcatttatttaattatattattttgttttattttgtttttattttttttttttccacgcAAAATATACTTTGCCATTTACAATCAAATggtataaatttaaatttaaatttaaattaatattaaaattaaaattaaaattaaaattaatattaaaattaaaattaaaattaaaattaatattaaaattaaaattaaaattaaaattaaaattaaaattttttttttttttttttttttttttttttttttttttgtttttctaattttcgattcctatttttttttttttaaatagcaAGTTTTTTAATGAGTATTTAAACATGTTTTACCCttgaatatttctttttaaaataatattcttacACACCCTTCAAAAGAATCAGTTAatcacattttttaaaattattttttaagtgttAATGTTTATAACAAATGAGAAACATTCAATTTGAGGAAGTTACACGTAAAACATTcgtcacaaaaaaaaaaaaaaaaaaaaaaaaaaatcgtaatgaaacattttttttttaaataattaacgacagaaaaaaagcaattaaaagtgtagaaaaataaactttGAACACaggattttttattttttgtattagtCGAGATTTCTATTCTCTTTGAAATAAATCGATACAACAGAATGAGCGATGTGGGTTAAGAATGCATGATGAGAATGAATGTTAAGAGAGTAATATTAAAAGGTgtaaatcttttttattcgaaaagaaaaagaaattataatttcattcttttttatcagtAAGAGCATTTTTAACAttactataaaaaacaataataaaaaaaaggataaaatattaaatatactcTGAGTACTGTAAAATGCAATTTTAGCATACTTATTCATGTGTACAAcgcttattttatatttattacaagATAAAatcgtatatttttaagtacaTAAGTTTCTAAGaacgataaaataaatttaatctttttttttttttttttttttgccttttcGGTTGAATGAAATTCTATTTTCtgtctttttctttttctagtAAAATCTAATGGAGCAACATTTACGTAAATCCAAAAATGATaatcattataaaaaatattaattattttacctTCTGCTAgctattttaatatgttatcattttttttttttttttttatcattatccCATAACTTTAATAGATAATTTAATAACTGGAGCTATATCTGGTGTTATTGTTGATATGGTGTTATATCCAATTGATAACTTAAAAACAAAAGTTCAGGCCAAATTACCCTTTACAatttttgaaacaaaaaatttgtataatgGGATTTTACCAACTCTAATAGGTACTGCCCCTGCTAGcgcatttttttattgtttttatgaactgtccaaaaaattattaacaggtaataacttttttttttgtttttttttccctgtATAATTTTGACACagtaataattatgtatgcatacaaaaaaatgtcCAAGTtcataataatgtataatttgtatactatgaagataaaaaagggcaaaatataaaacatcaTGATATTGCTCTGAActgatattattaaaataactaTAATGAACACAAATtgcaatatatatgttatcaccatatatttttaatcctCTCCcttagtattaataaaaattaaacattaTGACAATGAAATATGATAATGCAGAAATTGTAAttaaagaatttatttataagatGATAACTTTTTAtgctttatataataaataaaaatgaaaatatacagaatattacattttaaggcaatttattattaaatgaataaatatgttttttgtttatagaaaagaatgaaaatattagCAAAAGTAAATTGTATTTAATTTCAACAACAATAGCGGAAATTGCATCTTGTGCAGTAAGGTAGatggaatgaaaaaaaaaaaaaaaaaaaaaaagttggtGTCTTAGTATAATTGTAAACAAGAACTATTCTTACTTAATAGGCTACCATTTGAGATAGTGAAACAGAAAATGCAAATTTCTACTAATAGATCTATgataaatacaatatatgatatttcaAAAACGGAAGGattgtttaaatttttgtttaaaagttatttaattatgataGTAAGAGAAATTCCCTTCGACTATATTCAATACTTTCTGTGGGAAACATTTAAGGAGAAGGCAAAAAAAGGTAGTCAAAAAGAGAAAGACGCAAGAAgagaaaaactaaaaaagtgaaaaactaaaaaagtgaaaaactaaaaaaatgaaaaactaaaaaagtgaaaaactaaaaaaatgaaaaactagaaaaatgaaaaactagaaaaatgaaaaactagaatattgaaaaactaaaaaaatgaaaagtgaataatgaaaaaatgaaaaatacaaaaaataaaaatatatcaatttattttacttcctAAAGACTTTAGCAATATTTCTGAAAAGTACCCCACTATAACGTCTTCCGTGTGTGGCGGAATGGCAGGttagaaaacaaaaaaaaaaaaaaagaccaTATGACAAAACTCCATATGTGCattgaaatttatttaacatttttattgcCGCACGTATTTTTGAAAAGGATACGAAACATGATTAATAAGAGATATTTATCTATGTATGTACGCAGGAGGAATATCTGGATTTTTAACTACTCCCATTGATGTTATAAAAACGAGGCAgataatatttgtataaaaaacaaatgtgttttattaaactatattatatatttacttcacatttttttattgtgaTGTTaagttacatattttatattattttctaaattaaaaaaaaaaaaaattagggGAAGAACTATGGAGAGACTATTAAAGATATAGCGAAGGACGGATATCTATCATTTTATAAAGGGTGCTATTTTAGATcctgttatttattttttggcggttttatattttttgggGCCCTAagatttttttctttcagaGAAGACAAGGGTTGAGTTATgttctaatatatttcttttcattttgatCATTGCCACTGTTCCTATATTGGTGCGACatgttatacatatatatatatgtatattatgtatatatatacatatgtatatgtgtatatatatttcagtttttaaaaaattgtacaaaGATTCCTTAATGTGCGCATATCATTCAGGTATTTGgttttgcttttatttttatgaaaatacaaTTTCTCTATCTAagctttttcctttttttctggTCATACGATACCGCGCATTTAAATTATGAGCGATATTTTATGTACCCtctattttatgtatatatgtatacgtatatataaataaacgtataggatttcaatttttctttgATATATGTAACAGGTACATTTTATGTTGTATCGTTTTTGTTgctcatatttatttttttattttattttttttattgatgagtctttaatataacatttaaagaaaaaatatatttggggtattatttaaaatttttattaatattttatttttagttgtatataatattataaatggtTGTGTAAATTTCAAAGGTACAGTCATACTTGAAAATAGTTTATTGTACTTCGTAAAAATATGGATGATTACTTTCTCAAGTTCAACTAAAAAAATGAGGAAATGTGATACAGGAATTTCAGtttttatcttcattttattattccattTACTCAcaaaatttcttattttatacataattaaaatgtgtagttgttttaatacttttaatatttgctTTGTTCTACAGTTTGGTTtactgattttttttttttttataattgtcATTTGCTTCATACAtgttatatcattttaaaacttatactaaaatatataattcgaaagaaaataaaaaaaaaaaaaaaaaatttataaaatatcaataatgtaatcataagaaaaattacCTAACGTGTAGTCTTTCAATGAGGGTGGTTCAGAAGATATATTTTAGCTGTTAtgaacatttattttattattatttttactttatgagtatataaacatataattatataactatatataaatgtgtttaggcctaataatttttgcataaaatttttaaaacacaGAAATAGTGgcatttaaagaaaaaaaaaaagtacacattaaaaaaaaaattgactTTTCCATTGTCCCACCGGATCAAAGTATTTTAAAGATgattcttcatattttagGATTTGTTATTTATCCTCTAAAGAGGTcaagcaaaaaataaaaatagaaccttacaaaatattataatttagattttttttttttcatgtaatGATAACAATTTTAACTACCTATGCATACCCACGTATAATAAGAATGTACATAAGTAGGCAATAAGGTATTTACCcatgtatataaatgtatacatatatatatatgatatatatgaatttacaATGAGGCTATCTGCACTGTTTCGTAAATTATGAACGAAACAGGAAATTAAGTTTGAGCGCTTTCATAtcgaaagaaaagaaaaaaaaataaaataaaaaaaagaggagtaCGGGactactatatatatataataaacggaaaagaaaaacaaaaaaaaaaaggaaacagAGGCTTGTAAATTTAATACTAAAAACaatctttttccttttatgattttatccttttatgCTCTTATCCTTTTTTGTACATTGATATAATAAGATATCTAAAAATAACAAGGTGTTAAAAAGCTATTACTCATTTGGGGAATATACTGACTGATATTAAGTTAATCACTTAAGTTTACACAAAAcatgattatttttatagagaaaataaataataatgtagacattaatatattgaaaggaaaaaaaaaaaaaatttaaaagttatTGTACATTATGTATACAGTAATATGCAATaacgcatatatgtatgaattatacatatatatataatatgtatgtttgaGTGAGAGAACACACTAATAATTTATTGAAGCCcccatttaaataatattatgctTCATTTACAATGTAATGCTTGTaatttaatttcatataaGGGGTGAGTAATACTATAAATCTCTTTAATAAGTTTTTTTAGATGccattcttcttttttttttttttcttatttttttctatttatttagaataatttcgaaaataattaattttagcTGATATTTCAGAAGTAAAGTACTTTTATGAGTACCAAAATAGTacgcttcttttttttttttagtaatttgCATTTTTGCGAATTTGAATTTTAAGGATAAAATTACAAGTATACAGTTAGG is part of the Plasmodium malariae genome assembly, chromosome: 14 genome and encodes:
- the PmUG01_14074700 gene encoding conserved Plasmodium protein, unknown function is translated as MEKKLEQGISFIRNFAEKYKETILERLNPKTVKTINKKKKMKKTKYIFKNGEKKRSKSYKEEKMRKLDNYLISQEKALDIQENYTIFNKFNTQSNNLFYNSIDNKVSTCLKKNKFEGKNDEKNCTTINDNFLDSLNSLEFKIKQEIQENNDLLSLQRLKELSQNSKELSKGKKYLSLKRIPHSNDDARGTFIKTKNLNKEQLDDRNTKKQKKTYNFEYEKTCNYYKKCNSNPKNEIKKNSECKNRNEIIFTKCENRDKEKKTEEIDMLINVTSRKVTDDILFNSNELSLGDGKNALVFGKNKFENIKKIFQNVLIENKHDKNNKKEIYECSISNNFDNFISYNKINKQNEDTNNNILNKTNQMHIDECSNEYINNQDNTLMNFEQNDNNNNNNNNGNENTVDNIQANTSKINVEGIKSSHKGKDSEEFNNLFNGTPPMKEDNCFDLFFNEPLATPSIFHM
- the PmUG01_14074800 gene encoding mitochondrial carrier protein, putative gives rise to the protein MEQHLHNLITGAISGVIVDMVLYPIDNLKTKVQAKLPFTIFETKNLYNGILPTLIGTAPASAFFYCFYELSKKLLTEKNENISKSKLYLISTTIAEIASCAVRLPFEIVKQKMQISTNRSMINTIYDISKTEGLFKFLFKSYLIMIVREIPFDYIQYFLWETFKEKAKKDFSNISEKYPTITSSVCGGMAGGISGFLTTPIDVIKTRQIIFGKNYGETIKDIAKDGYLSFYKGCYFRSCYLFFGGFIFFGALRFFSFREDKG